Proteins from one Mastacembelus armatus chromosome 16, fMasArm1.2, whole genome shotgun sequence genomic window:
- the erfl3 gene encoding ETS domain-containing transcription factor ERF → MKTPGDSGFAFPEWAYKPESSPGSRQIQLWHFILELLRKEEYHDVIAWQGDYGEFVIKDPDEVARLWGARKCKPQMNYDKLSRALRYYYNKRILHKTKGKRFTYKFNFNKLVLVNYPFIDMGSTGSSVPQSAPPVPTGAGTHFRFPPSTPSEVLSPNEDLRSPGGMFSSVARRMARGSVSDCSDGTSVNSEIEEGNTGAGEERGERGVSGGGGGGPGGGGGGYRSIIHPRLSHETLFRMYGGPGNPAGHPGSRSHTGHRIHPEPLSPFPVSPLPGPGGAGLLAPPLSPALSMTPTSHLPYTPSPTLSPMLGSHFSFNPEDMKRYLQAHTQSVYNYGLSPRAFLQYPNIVIPQPHRPTADKAGLSAERGAAERAERAATAGGGERGGERHHHPSLAHSAHHHPHPPHSAHPHPHSHPMHHPLHLGEEPPHMSPFKFKLQPPPLGRKQRDGQSQTKARQSSLSSGSGSGSMSSTSGLGSSLSFGSDLSSASGSGLISASSSTQSLNSAGLPKIKVEPISDVESEEEVEVTDISDEDPDERDEEFELFSHRHSRAPDHHRLANGTVAPHHQPHPDEDLDEDVFKAPAPPPPGLMPFFTSQHTHSNAQRGLPTLKSEPTEPGDSNTPPPQTGLAGTPQTKCIPLKLRFKRRWSEDQRMEASQEESDDKKVRPEEERERDRQSNGRMEMDEDGTGSGEGDSPPPLAYEGSLATPLASHRRVSAELHRATAQLSLENKDC, encoded by the exons GGTTCGCCTTCCCAGAATGGGCTTACAAGCCTGAGTCAAGCCCTGGGTCCAGGCAGATCCAGCTGTGGCACTTCATCTTGGAGCTGCTCCGAAAAGAAGAGTATCATGATGTCATCGCCTGGCAGGGAGACTATGGCGAGTTTGTCATCAAAGACCCAGATGAAGTGGCCCGGCTGTGGGGGGCCAGAAAGTGCAAACCCCAAATGAACTACGACAAGTTGAGCAGGGCACTGAG atATTACTATAACAAGAGGATCCTTCATAAGACCAAAGGCAAGCGGTTCACCTATAAGTTCAACTTCAATAAACTGGTTTTGGTCAACTACCCGTTCATCGACATGGGCTCAACTG GAAGCAGCGTTCCTCAGAGTGCCCCTCCTGTCCCCACTGGTGCAGGGACGCACTTCAGATTTCCTCCTTCCACACCCTCTGAAGTCCTCTCACCCAATGAGGACCTACGCAGCCCTGGTGGCATGTTCAGCTCAGTGGCTCGACGAATGGCCCGTGGCTCTGTTAGCGATTGCAGTGATGGCACGTCGGTCAATTCTGAGATTGAGGAAGGCAACacaggagcaggagaggagaggggagagaggggtgtgagcggaggaggaggaggaggacctgggggtggaggagggggcTACCGGAGTATCATCCATCCCCGTCTGTCTCATGAAACCTTGTTCCGCATGTATGGAGGACCAGGTAACCCAGCGGGGCACCCAGGCTCACGTAGCCATACAGGGCATCGCATTCACCCAGAGCCCCTGTCCCCCTTCCCAGTTTCCCCTCTGCCAGGGCCTGGAGGAGCTGGTCTCTtagctcctcctctgtctccagcaCTGTCCATGACTCCAACATCTCACCTCCCCTACACTCCCTCACCCACGCTGTCACCCATGTTAGGCTCCCACTTCTCCTTCAACCCAGAGGACATGAAGCGCTACCTGCAGGCCCACACCCAGTCAGTGTACAACTACGGCCTCAGCCCCAGAGCTTTCCTCCAGTATCCCAACATTGTCATCCCTCAGCCCCACCGGCCTACTGCAGACAAGGCTGGTCTgagtgcagagagaggagcagccGAAAGGGCAGAAAGAGCCGCAACAGCagggggaggggagaggggaggagagcgGCATCACCATCCGTCTCTGGCTCACTCTGCCCATCACCACCCGCATCCACCTCACTCTGCCCACCCTCACCCCCATTCCCATCCCATGCATCACCCACTTCACTTGGGTGAGGAGCCCCCACACATGTCTCCTTTCAAGTTTAAGCTACAGCCACCACCACTGGGCAGGAAACAGAGGGATGGGCAAAGCCAAACTAAAGCCAGACAAAGCTCACTGTCCTCAGGCTCAGGATCTGGATCCATGTCATCTACCTCTGGCTTGGGCTCCTCGCTGTCATTTGGCAGCGATCTGAGCTCAGCCAGTGGCTCAGGCCTcatctctgcctcttcctcaACACAGTCTCTAAACAGTGCTGGACTGCCCAAGATAAAG GTTGAGCCCATCTCTGATGTAGAgtcagaggaagaggtggaggtgACTGATATTAGTGATGAAGACCCAGATGAAAGAGATGAAGAGTTTGAGCTGTTCTCCCATCGCCACTCCAGAGCACCTGACCACCACCGCCTTGCTAATGGCACAGTTGCACCCCACCATCAACCCCACCCTGATGAGGATCTGGACGAGGACGTCTTTAAGGCCCctgctccacctccacctggcCTGATGCCCTTCTTCacctcacaacacacacactccaatgCGCAACGCGGACTGCCTACTCTCAAGAGTGAACCCACTGAGCCAGGGGACAGCAACACGCCCCCACCTCAGACTGGCTTGGCAGGAACTCCACAGACCAAGTGCATCCCACTTAAGTTGCGCTTCAAGAGGCGCTGGAGCGAAGACCAGCGCATGGAGGCCTCACAGGAAGAGTCAGATGACAAGAAAGTACGACctgaggaagagagggaaagagataGGCAAAGTAATGGACGAATGGAGATGGATGAGGATGGGACAGGCAGCGGAGAAGGGGACAGTCCTCCCCCTCTGGCATATGAGGGCTCTTTAGCCACACCCTTGGCCTCACACCGGAGGGTGAGTGCCGAGCTGCATCGTGCCACTGCACAGCTGTCTCTGGAGAACAAAGACTGCTGA